One genomic window of Pseudomonas chlororaphis subsp. piscium includes the following:
- a CDS encoding lipase family protein, translating into MATLDEELKHPLNSRIFTCPVQGKWTSFQLVDEFGEGQPYAGLSYKVIDAEGYTYTGKLDDTGKGKVDNHFAGPIALIIEEKYQGGNEFYTYLQQRQFYPLPITELQVRAEQTRYFHKDGSRTQSNPAQACADFFCQVEVRHFVEHGAHLPPEVECHYPLRPGWAKLMCEYGERGVCLLPNKHNVLEVRPLRALRPMLSTDSQFCALNLYQLAIMATLSYNPFGQEPDKTPISEKEVRFPQKPSMGNWFGDALAKFDEIWKVDPGQAKAYYPLYEDVPYSKRLEIAPFDPDLYPSNSPDLEENQEHPAKIHFLDDRGQNKDTDTQAFITHNDELILIAVRGTNEKLADGLRDADALQVPFVEGVGKVHRGFYEAALKVYDLATNYLEKFYTGQKLIICGHSLGGAITLLLSEMLRRRADRYDIVLYTYGSPRATDATFVKGAADLVHYRMVNHNDPVPSVPGTWMNTKASVYGTGAALTFVNVPLGISVFVAGITNLSGEPYEHHGTLYHFFPVDLGGQEKSAILWEPGCDTITQHAACTLAIQQNKGLPERPGLISQILDAGNHSMVGGYIPGCWATLRRWQEALELKRSRVTDGEVERVKGDLTKITDQLRLKRRMLNGNLSPYGRSHELAIEALNREVDKVQMTLKRLETLRGVTIDEKSVYGSVATQPNLLTESLPRWNAHPENRVVEQLAMAPAANTDDGLMASIYGHAIGAPHTLDIDSII; encoded by the coding sequence ATGGCTACTTTGGATGAAGAACTGAAGCACCCACTAAACAGCCGTATATTTACCTGCCCCGTACAAGGTAAATGGACCAGCTTTCAGTTAGTGGATGAGTTCGGCGAGGGGCAACCATACGCTGGGCTGTCCTATAAAGTCATCGATGCTGAAGGCTACACATACACCGGAAAACTCGACGACACAGGCAAAGGTAAAGTAGATAATCATTTTGCTGGTCCAATAGCATTAATTATCGAAGAGAAGTATCAAGGAGGCAATGAGTTTTACACCTACCTACAACAAAGGCAGTTCTACCCACTCCCAATAACCGAACTTCAGGTCCGCGCCGAGCAAACCCGTTACTTTCATAAAGACGGCTCACGAACCCAAAGCAACCCGGCGCAAGCCTGTGCGGATTTCTTCTGCCAAGTCGAAGTTCGTCATTTCGTCGAACATGGCGCGCATTTACCACCTGAGGTCGAGTGTCACTACCCACTCCGTCCGGGATGGGCCAAGCTAATGTGCGAGTATGGCGAGCGCGGTGTCTGCCTGCTTCCCAACAAGCACAATGTGCTGGAAGTTCGCCCTTTACGGGCCTTGCGCCCGATGCTCTCCACCGATTCGCAGTTCTGTGCATTGAATCTGTATCAACTCGCCATCATGGCCACCCTGAGCTACAACCCGTTTGGCCAGGAGCCCGATAAGACGCCAATCAGCGAGAAGGAAGTTCGCTTCCCGCAGAAGCCGAGCATGGGTAACTGGTTTGGTGACGCCCTGGCCAAGTTCGATGAAATCTGGAAGGTGGACCCTGGGCAAGCCAAGGCGTACTACCCACTCTACGAAGACGTGCCGTACTCCAAGCGCCTGGAGATCGCGCCGTTTGATCCTGACCTGTACCCATCGAATAGCCCGGATTTAGAAGAAAATCAGGAACACCCGGCCAAAATTCATTTTCTTGATGACCGAGGCCAGAACAAGGACACCGACACCCAAGCGTTTATCACGCATAACGATGAACTGATCCTGATTGCAGTACGCGGCACCAACGAAAAATTAGCGGATGGACTCCGTGATGCAGATGCGCTTCAAGTCCCCTTTGTGGAAGGCGTGGGCAAGGTGCACCGAGGATTCTATGAGGCCGCGCTGAAAGTCTATGATCTCGCGACCAACTATCTCGAAAAGTTTTACACCGGTCAGAAACTGATCATTTGCGGCCATAGCCTGGGCGGGGCAATCACCTTGCTGCTCTCGGAGATGCTACGTCGTCGAGCTGACCGCTATGACATCGTGCTGTACACCTACGGCTCCCCAAGAGCTACCGACGCGACCTTCGTAAAAGGTGCTGCCGACTTGGTGCATTACCGCATGGTCAACCATAACGACCCAGTGCCAAGTGTGCCGGGAACCTGGATGAACACCAAGGCATCGGTCTATGGCACAGGGGCAGCCTTGACCTTCGTCAACGTCCCCTTGGGCATCTCGGTGTTCGTAGCAGGCATTACTAACCTGAGCGGCGAACCCTATGAGCATCACGGCACGTTGTACCACTTCTTCCCCGTAGACCTGGGAGGCCAGGAGAAATCCGCCATCCTCTGGGAGCCAGGGTGCGACACCATTACCCAGCATGCGGCCTGTACCCTGGCGATCCAACAGAACAAAGGGTTGCCTGAAAGACCGGGGTTGATTTCGCAGATCCTGGACGCGGGTAATCATTCAATGGTCGGTGGCTATATCCCTGGTTGCTGGGCGACATTGCGACGCTGGCAGGAGGCCCTGGAACTCAAGCGTTCGCGAGTGACTGACGGAGAAGTCGAGCGGGTCAAGGGGGACCTGACAAAGATCACCGACCAATTGCGCCTCAAGCGCCGCATGCTCAACGGTAACCTTAGTCCCTATGGCCGATCCCATGAACTGGCCATCGAGGCACTCAATCGCGAGGTCGATAAGGTGCAAATGACCCTCAAGCGGTTGGAGACCCTGCGCGGAGTGACGATTGACGAGAAGTCTGTTTACGGCTCGGTCGCAACACAGCCTAACCTGCTGACCGAGAGCCTACCGCGCTGGAATGCCCACCCGGAAAACAGAGTGGTCGAACAGCTGGCCATGGCCCCCGCTGCGAATACAGATGATGGTCTGATGGCTTCGATCTACGGACACGCCATTGGTGCGCCACATACGCTCGATATCGACTCGATAATCTAA
- a CDS encoding DUF4123 domain-containing protein → MTRTTPQQWMIEQRRLGHALCLILDSDGELNTRQLLLGNLEASQYCSVYSETPVSDLADAGPFIFLIDNPEDGRLNELLKAPERNWGWLASVAPEAGLNELARHWRERLIVGIRPHQALYRFHDNRVLSRALGHLTPEVLPEYLGPAISVCYWQGEHWQALGNPAPGNHPVPKNPAWCNVPAEGDQSAHLREVNARRYLLAEHMEAYARIAEQQAPNLWLGAQLALADTWGWQLPEQLEFLLVQSLKETDGTLAERWQAHPDETPTTHFQRVYQATQFWQGDAS, encoded by the coding sequence ATGACCCGCACGACGCCTCAGCAATGGATGATTGAACAACGCCGCCTTGGGCACGCCCTGTGCCTGATCCTGGATTCTGACGGGGAACTCAACACACGCCAGCTGCTATTAGGCAACCTGGAGGCCAGCCAGTATTGCAGTGTGTACAGCGAGACGCCCGTCTCTGATCTGGCGGATGCCGGGCCCTTTATATTTCTTATCGACAACCCGGAAGATGGACGCTTGAACGAGTTGCTCAAGGCGCCTGAAAGGAACTGGGGTTGGCTGGCCAGTGTTGCGCCTGAGGCAGGACTAAACGAGCTGGCCAGACATTGGCGCGAACGGCTGATTGTCGGGATACGCCCCCATCAGGCCCTTTACCGTTTTCACGATAACCGTGTGCTGAGCCGCGCACTGGGGCACTTGACCCCTGAGGTCCTTCCTGAATACCTCGGGCCCGCAATCAGCGTCTGCTACTGGCAGGGAGAACACTGGCAAGCCCTTGGCAATCCAGCCCCAGGCAACCATCCAGTCCCCAAGAACCCTGCATGGTGCAACGTGCCCGCTGAAGGCGACCAATCGGCTCACCTACGCGAAGTCAATGCCCGCCGCTATCTACTGGCAGAGCATATGGAGGCCTACGCCCGCATTGCCGAGCAACAAGCCCCCAACCTATGGCTTGGCGCTCAGTTGGCCTTGGCGGACACCTGGGGCTGGCAATTGCCGGAGCAACTGGAGTTCTTGTTGGTCCAGAGTTTAAAGGAAACAGACGGTACACTTGCCGAGCGCTGGCAGGCGCACCCTGATGAAACTCCGACAACTCATTTCCAGCGGGTTTATCAGGCAACGCAATTCTGGCAAGGAGACGCCTCGTAA
- a CDS encoding type VI secretion system tip protein VgrG — MFNASPQTHFSLTINDFKHDLQVLSFTGQESISAPFSFDLELVSERPDLDIESLLHKQAFLAFNDQGAGIHGQVYRIAQGDSGKRLTRYSLTLVPQLAYLAHRTNQRIFQQRTVPQIIAQVLEEHGIQSDAYQFQLGSIYPARDYCVQYNESDLYFIQRLCWEEGIHYHFQHSQQGHALVFGDDQTIFPKLGRPTAYVQDSGLVADEPVIKRFNLRFATRTSRSTQRDYDFEKARMTLEADYRPATENGQPDLEDYQYPGGFLQRERGKLLSQRALEGHRADYRQAEGKSDQPMLVSGHFLELSEHPRQEWNDLWLLTSVRHEGLQPQVLEESLPSDTSERKDDFHQGYRNTFTATPWDVFYRPQQAYEKPRIFGSQTAVVTGPKGEEIHCDQHGRVKVQFHWDREGLIDDKSSCWLRVASSWAGTSHGAVTIPRVGMEVLVSFLEGNPDSPLISGCLSNSANPVPYELPAHKTRSVFRSRSSPDSTGFNELHLEDRSGQELIYLRAQRDMEQKVENDSRLEVGNERKETIKGNSIAVLEAEDHRTVTADRKVQLKANDYLLVGSSSHTRVGQTLVAEAGQEVHLKAGANLILDAGASITLKAGGQHIVIGPGGIFSSSDIQIGGAPVGGTAANPILPGALTALMAPPALPPMIAPSQNALMAVSRVKSPDFCPICEACKNGLCLTEGATA; from the coding sequence ATGTTCAACGCAAGTCCGCAGACGCATTTCAGTCTGACCATCAATGACTTCAAGCACGACCTTCAGGTCCTTTCGTTCACCGGCCAAGAGTCCATCAGCGCACCCTTTTCCTTTGATCTGGAGCTGGTCAGTGAGCGGCCCGATCTGGACATCGAAAGCCTCTTGCACAAGCAAGCCTTTCTGGCCTTCAACGACCAAGGCGCCGGTATTCATGGACAGGTCTACCGCATTGCGCAAGGTGACTCAGGTAAGCGATTGACCCGCTACAGCCTGACCTTGGTCCCGCAGTTAGCCTATCTGGCGCACCGAACCAACCAACGAATATTCCAGCAGCGAACCGTCCCGCAGATCATCGCGCAAGTTCTTGAAGAACACGGTATCCAAAGCGACGCCTACCAGTTTCAGTTGGGGTCGATCTATCCCGCACGGGACTACTGCGTCCAGTACAACGAATCTGACCTCTACTTCATTCAGCGTCTGTGCTGGGAAGAAGGCATCCATTACCACTTTCAACATTCGCAACAAGGCCATGCACTGGTATTCGGCGACGACCAGACGATATTCCCCAAGCTGGGCAGGCCGACAGCCTATGTGCAGGACAGTGGTCTGGTTGCCGATGAACCCGTGATCAAACGTTTTAACCTGCGTTTTGCGACCCGCACCAGTCGAAGCACACAACGCGATTACGACTTTGAGAAAGCCCGCATGACGCTGGAGGCCGACTATCGCCCAGCGACCGAAAACGGACAGCCTGATCTGGAAGATTATCAATACCCTGGTGGGTTCCTTCAGCGCGAACGGGGCAAACTGTTGAGCCAGCGGGCTCTGGAAGGCCATCGTGCAGACTACCGTCAGGCCGAAGGTAAAAGCGATCAACCCATGCTGGTCAGCGGTCACTTTCTGGAGCTGTCCGAACACCCACGCCAGGAGTGGAATGACCTCTGGTTGCTGACCTCGGTTCGCCACGAAGGCTTACAACCTCAAGTGCTGGAAGAGAGCCTTCCCAGTGACACCAGCGAGCGCAAGGACGATTTCCATCAGGGCTACCGCAACACCTTCACGGCCACTCCGTGGGATGTGTTCTATCGCCCACAACAGGCCTACGAGAAGCCTCGGATCTTCGGCAGTCAGACGGCAGTGGTCACCGGTCCCAAAGGCGAGGAAATCCACTGTGACCAGCACGGGAGGGTCAAGGTCCAGTTCCATTGGGACCGCGAAGGCCTGATTGATGACAAAAGCAGTTGCTGGCTACGTGTCGCCTCCAGTTGGGCAGGAACCAGCCACGGCGCGGTGACCATCCCTCGGGTCGGCATGGAGGTACTGGTTTCATTCCTTGAGGGCAACCCGGATTCCCCCTTGATCAGTGGCTGTCTCAGTAACAGCGCTAACCCTGTCCCCTACGAGCTGCCCGCTCACAAGACCCGCAGCGTCTTTCGTAGCCGCAGTTCACCCGACAGCACCGGCTTCAACGAGTTGCATCTGGAAGACCGTAGCGGCCAAGAGCTGATCTACCTGCGGGCTCAGCGCGACATGGAACAGAAGGTCGAAAACGATAGCCGCTTGGAAGTCGGTAACGAACGCAAGGAAACCATCAAGGGTAACAGCATTGCCGTATTGGAAGCCGAAGACCACCGCACCGTCACCGCTGACCGCAAAGTCCAACTCAAGGCCAACGACTACTTGTTGGTCGGTAGCAGCAGCCATACCCGCGTAGGCCAAACGCTGGTCGCCGAAGCCGGGCAGGAGGTCCACCTTAAGGCCGGGGCCAACCTGATTCTGGATGCGGGCGCCAGCATTACCTTGAAGGCCGGTGGTCAACACATCGTGATTGGCCCTGGTGGGATCTTCAGCAGTTCCGATATTCAAATCGGTGGCGCCCCGGTAGGAGGCACAGCAGCTAATCCAATATTGCCAGGGGCACTGACAGCCCTAATGGCCCCTCCTGCACTCCCGCCGATGATTGCCCCGTCCCAGAATGCCCTGATGGCCGTCTCCAGGGTGAAAAGCCCTGACTTCTGTCCGATCTGCGAGGCCTGCAAAAATGGTCTGTGCTTGACTGAGGGAGCCACGGCATGA
- a CDS encoding KilA-N domain-containing protein — protein MNSINIRHKHADHLIIIEGQSFKANDAGMWNLTDIWQTLKLPKTKRPSRWRDKDAKAMERIHNLDTVGDGATPVTKATKRAALKYAAWVSPEFETMVYDAFEAVLEMPDAAQLVAEKMRFLGNDQSAAILERHVFNERCDWAPIKKSHKNTQRGLRAAVELGHLTPSAARSLGLKAI, from the coding sequence ATGAACAGCATCAACATCAGACACAAACATGCTGACCACCTAATCATCATCGAGGGGCAATCGTTCAAGGCAAACGACGCCGGTATGTGGAACCTGACCGACATCTGGCAGACCCTGAAGTTACCCAAGACGAAACGACCAAGCCGGTGGCGTGACAAGGATGCCAAGGCTATGGAGCGTATCCACAATTTGGACACGGTAGGCGATGGTGCTACTCCGGTAACGAAGGCAACCAAGAGAGCAGCACTGAAGTACGCAGCATGGGTCTCCCCTGAGTTCGAAACGATGGTCTATGACGCCTTTGAGGCCGTCCTTGAAATGCCCGATGCGGCCCAATTGGTCGCTGAGAAGATGAGGTTTCTTGGTAATGACCAGAGCGCCGCTATTCTTGAGCGTCACGTATTCAACGAGCGCTGTGACTGGGCGCCCATCAAAAAGTCCCACAAGAACACCCAGAGAGGGCTGAGGGCTGCCGTGGAGCTCGGCCACCTGACTCCTTCAGCGGCTCGTTCGCTTGGTCTCAAGGCGATTTAA
- a CDS encoding LysR family transcriptional regulator: MQKNITSLGSLNWDDLKFFLEVARTRKASSAAKRLAVDYTTVSRRIGSLEVALGTLLFEKSRTNGFVLTAEGQRLLGYAESIESTLHMACEQVSGSGVALSGHVRMGCTEGFGSFFITPQLSHFVDAYPAISVDILPLPHFISLSKREADIVIALERPEHGPYVCCKLCDYRLQLYATQEYLDQHPPIRRPADLSEHQFISYVDDLAFSSELLYLANVLPGASANLRSTSVIAQYVAAQQGRSLAILPCFLAAQDPRLLPVLPEEIDITRQFWMYCREDLRKLKRITLLWDYIREITELNRPLLLGETHVLRFAD, translated from the coding sequence ATGCAAAAAAACATCACATCCCTCGGCTCGCTGAACTGGGACGACCTGAAGTTTTTCCTCGAAGTGGCTCGCACCCGCAAGGCTAGCAGCGCGGCCAAGCGCCTGGCGGTGGACTACACCACGGTGTCGCGGCGCATCGGCTCGCTGGAAGTCGCGCTGGGCACCCTGCTGTTCGAAAAGTCCCGGACCAACGGCTTTGTCCTGACCGCCGAGGGCCAACGCCTGCTGGGTTATGCCGAGTCGATCGAAAGCACCCTGCACATGGCCTGCGAGCAGGTTTCAGGCTCGGGCGTGGCCCTGTCCGGCCATGTGCGCATGGGCTGCACCGAAGGTTTCGGCAGCTTTTTCATCACCCCGCAGTTGAGCCATTTCGTCGACGCCTACCCGGCGATCTCGGTGGACATCCTGCCGCTGCCGCACTTCATCAGCCTGTCCAAGCGCGAAGCCGATATCGTCATCGCCCTGGAGCGCCCGGAACATGGCCCCTATGTCTGCTGCAAACTCTGCGACTACCGCCTGCAGCTCTATGCGACCCAGGAATACCTCGACCAGCACCCACCGATCCGCCGCCCGGCGGACTTGAGCGAACATCAATTCATCAGCTACGTGGACGACCTGGCGTTCAGCTCGGAGCTCTTGTACCTGGCCAATGTGCTGCCCGGCGCCAGCGCCAACCTGCGCAGCACCAGCGTGATCGCCCAGTACGTGGCGGCGCAGCAAGGGCGCTCGCTGGCGATCCTGCCCTGCTTCCTGGCAGCCCAGGACCCACGCCTGCTGCCAGTGCTGCCGGAGGAAATAGACATCACCCGGCAGTTCTGGATGTACTGCCGCGAAGACCTGCGCAAGCTCAAACGGATCACCCTGCTGTGGGACTACATACGGGAGATCACTGAGCTGAACCGCCCGTTATTATTGGGCGAAACGCATGTCCTTCGGTTCGCAGACTGA
- a CDS encoding CoA-acylating methylmalonate-semialdehyde dehydrogenase, producing MNASLTPDGTTLQQVKLLIDGQWVESRTSEWHDITNPATQQVLAKVPFATADEVDAAIEAAQRAFQTWKLTPIGARMRIMLKLQALIREHSKRIAQVLSAEQGKTIADAEGDIFRGLEVVEHACSIGSLQMGEFAENVAGGVDTYTLRQPIGVCAGITPFNFPAMIPLWMFPMAIACGNTFVLKPSEQDPLSTMLLVELALEAGVPPGVLNVVHGGKDVVDKLCTHPHIKAVSFVGSTAVGTHVYDLAGKHGKRVQSMMGAKNHAVVLPDANREQALNALVGAGFGAAGQRCMATSVVVLVGAAKQWLPDLKALAQKLKVNAGSEPGTDVGPLISKRARERVLSLIESGIKEGAKLELDGRDVKVPGFEQGNFVGPTLFSGVTTDMQIYTQEIFGPVLVVLEVDTLDQAIALVNSNPFGNGTGLFTQSGAAARKFQTEIDVGQVGINIPIPVPVPFFSFTGSRGSKLGDLGPYGKQVVQFYTQTKTVTSRWFDDDSVNDGVNTTIHLR from the coding sequence ATGAACGCATCCCTCACGCCCGACGGCACCACCTTGCAGCAGGTCAAGCTGCTGATCGACGGCCAGTGGGTCGAATCTCGGACCAGCGAGTGGCACGACATCACCAACCCGGCCACCCAGCAGGTGCTGGCCAAGGTACCTTTCGCCACGGCGGATGAAGTCGACGCCGCCATCGAAGCCGCGCAGCGCGCCTTCCAGACCTGGAAACTGACCCCGATCGGCGCGCGGATGCGCATCATGCTCAAGCTGCAGGCGCTGATCCGCGAACACTCCAAGCGCATTGCCCAGGTGCTCAGCGCCGAACAGGGCAAGACTATCGCCGATGCCGAGGGCGACATCTTCCGTGGCCTGGAAGTGGTCGAGCATGCCTGCTCGATCGGCAGCCTGCAGATGGGCGAGTTCGCCGAGAACGTCGCCGGTGGCGTCGATACCTACACCCTGCGCCAGCCGATCGGCGTCTGCGCCGGGATCACCCCGTTCAATTTCCCGGCGATGATTCCATTGTGGATGTTCCCGATGGCCATCGCCTGCGGCAACACCTTCGTCCTCAAGCCTTCGGAGCAGGACCCGCTGTCGACCATGCTGCTGGTGGAACTGGCGCTGGAAGCCGGGGTTCCGCCTGGCGTGCTCAACGTGGTGCATGGCGGTAAGGACGTGGTGGACAAGCTGTGCACCCACCCGCACATCAAGGCGGTGTCGTTCGTCGGCTCCACGGCGGTGGGCACCCACGTCTACGACCTGGCGGGCAAACACGGCAAGCGCGTGCAGTCGATGATGGGCGCGAAGAACCACGCCGTGGTGCTGCCCGACGCTAACCGCGAACAGGCGCTCAATGCCCTGGTCGGTGCCGGTTTCGGCGCGGCCGGCCAGCGTTGCATGGCCACCTCGGTGGTGGTCCTGGTGGGCGCGGCCAAACAATGGCTGCCGGACCTCAAGGCGCTGGCGCAGAAACTTAAGGTGAATGCCGGCAGCGAGCCGGGCACCGATGTCGGGCCGCTGATTTCCAAGCGGGCCAGGGAGCGGGTGCTGAGCCTGATCGAAAGCGGCATCAAGGAAGGCGCCAAGCTGGAGCTGGACGGTCGCGACGTCAAGGTGCCGGGTTTCGAGCAGGGCAACTTCGTCGGCCCGACCCTGTTCTCCGGGGTGACCACCGACATGCAGATCTACACCCAGGAAATCTTCGGCCCGGTGCTGGTGGTGCTGGAAGTGGACACCCTCGACCAGGCCATCGCCCTGGTCAACAGCAACCCCTTCGGCAACGGCACCGGCCTGTTCACCCAGAGCGGCGCGGCGGCCCGCAAGTTCCAGACCGAAATCGATGTCGGCCAGGTCGGGATCAACATCCCGATTCCGGTACCGGTACCCTTCTTCAGCTTCACCGGTTCCCGCGGTTCCAAGCTGGGCGACCTGGGCCCTTACGGTAAGCAAGTGGTGCAGTTCTACACTCAGACCAAGACTGTCACCAGTCGCTGGTTCGACGATGACAGCGTCAACGATGGCGTGAATACCACCATCCATTTGCGTTGA
- the mmsB gene encoding 3-hydroxyisobutyrate dehydrogenase has product MKIAFIGLGNMGAPMARNLLKAGHQLNLFDLNQAVLKELAELGGSISTSPRAAAEDSELVITMLPAAPHVRSVWLGDDGVLAGIARGTPAVDCSTIDPQTARDVAAAAAKQGVAVADAPVSGGTGGAAAGTLTFMVGASAELFATLQPVLAQMGRNIVHCGEVGTGQIAKICNNLLLGISMIGVSEAMALGDALGIDTKVLAGIINSSTGRCWSSDTYNPWPGVIETAPAARGYTGGFGAELMLKDLGLATEAARQAHQPVVLGAVAQQLYQAMSLRGEGGMDFSAIVNSYRKPQ; this is encoded by the coding sequence ATGAAAATCGCATTCATCGGTCTGGGCAACATGGGCGCACCCATGGCGCGCAACCTGCTCAAGGCCGGGCATCAGTTGAACCTGTTCGACCTGAACCAGGCCGTGCTCAAGGAACTGGCCGAACTGGGGGGCAGCATCAGTACCTCGCCGCGCGCCGCCGCCGAAGACAGTGAGCTGGTGATCACCATGCTGCCGGCCGCGCCCCATGTGCGCAGCGTCTGGCTGGGTGACGACGGGGTGCTGGCGGGTATCGCCCGTGGCACGCCGGCGGTGGATTGCAGCACCATCGACCCGCAGACCGCCCGCGACGTGGCCGCGGCCGCCGCCAAGCAGGGCGTGGCCGTGGCCGATGCGCCGGTATCCGGCGGCACCGGCGGCGCGGCGGCGGGCACCCTGACCTTCATGGTCGGCGCCAGCGCCGAACTGTTCGCCACCCTGCAGCCGGTGCTGGCGCAGATGGGCCGCAATATCGTGCACTGCGGTGAAGTGGGGACCGGGCAGATCGCCAAGATCTGCAACAACCTGCTGCTGGGCATTTCGATGATCGGTGTCAGCGAAGCCATGGCCCTGGGCGATGCCCTGGGCATCGACACCAAGGTGTTGGCGGGCATCATCAACAGCTCCACCGGGCGCTGCTGGAGTTCCGACACCTACAACCCCTGGCCCGGCGTGATCGAAACCGCACCGGCCGCCCGTGGCTACACCGGCGGCTTCGGCGCCGAGCTGATGCTCAAGGACCTGGGGTTGGCCACCGAGGCCGCCCGCCAGGCGCACCAGCCGGTGGTGCTGGGCGCCGTGGCGCAGCAGCTGTACCAGGCCATGAGCCTGCGCGGGGAAGGGGGCATGGACTTCTCGGCTATCGTCAACAGCTATCGCAAACCCCAATAG
- a CDS encoding cupin domain-containing protein: MTATAPITVLRDTHPLPVLDACKWEKLEGDPHTVNLNAYTSEDGSKIMGTWICTPGKWRVDYVKWEYCHFQEGYCVITPDGMDPIHLRAGDIFVVEPGMKGTWEVVETVRKYFVFA, translated from the coding sequence ATGACCGCGACTGCCCCCATCACCGTTCTGCGCGACACTCACCCGCTGCCGGTGCTCGATGCCTGCAAATGGGAAAAACTCGAAGGCGACCCGCACACCGTCAACCTCAACGCCTACACCAGCGAAGACGGCAGCAAGATCATGGGCACCTGGATCTGCACGCCCGGCAAATGGCGCGTGGACTACGTGAAATGGGAGTACTGCCATTTCCAGGAAGGCTACTGCGTGATCACTCCCGACGGCATGGACCCGATCCACCTGCGCGCCGGCGATATCTTCGTGGTCGAGCCGGGGATGAAAGGCACCTGGGAAGTGGTCGAGACCGTGCGCAAGTATTTCGTTTTCGCCTGA
- the kynB gene encoding arylformamidase yields MNTTPSWWDISPPLSTATPTWPGDTPFQEERVWQYGPECPVNVGRITLSPHTGAHVDAPLHYSADGAPIGEVPLDVYLGPCRVVHCLGCGPLVLPQHLEGHLDNLPERVLLRTYRQAPLSTWDPDFSAVAKETVELLASHGVRLIGIDTPSLDPQQSKTMDAHNAVARHGLAILEGIVLDEVAEGDYELIALPLRFAHLDASPVRAILRPLSR; encoded by the coding sequence ATGAACACAACCCCAAGCTGGTGGGACATCAGCCCGCCCCTGAGTACCGCGACCCCGACCTGGCCCGGCGACACGCCGTTCCAGGAAGAGCGGGTCTGGCAGTACGGACCCGAGTGCCCGGTGAATGTCGGGCGTATCACCCTGTCGCCGCACACCGGTGCCCATGTCGACGCGCCGCTGCATTACAGCGCCGATGGCGCGCCGATCGGCGAGGTGCCACTGGACGTCTACCTCGGCCCGTGCCGGGTCGTGCATTGCCTGGGCTGTGGCCCGCTGGTATTGCCCCAACACCTGGAAGGCCACCTGGACAACCTGCCCGAGCGGGTGCTGTTGCGCACCTATCGACAGGCGCCGTTGAGCACCTGGGACCCGGACTTCAGCGCCGTGGCCAAGGAAACCGTCGAGCTGCTGGCCAGCCACGGTGTGCGCCTGATCGGTATCGACACCCCGTCCCTCGACCCGCAGCAATCGAAAACCATGGACGCCCATAACGCCGTCGCCCGCCATGGCCTGGCGATTCTCGAAGGCATCGTGCTCGACGAGGTGGCCGAGGGTGACTACGAACTGATCGCGCTGCCCCTGCGTTTCGCTCATCTGGATGCGAGCCCGGTGCGCGCCATCCTGCGGCCTTTGTCGCGATAA